The following is a genomic window from Capnocytophaga stomatis.
CCCATTTTTTATGTGGCTTCTGCCGTGATGATTTTGGCTATTGCCCTCAACGGAATTATTAAAGCAAGACGGAAATAATCAAACAACAGAACTCAAACATCTGACTACAAACAACATACACTTATTGAAATAAAATCTACGAATTTCTCACTTAAAAATATTATCTTTCCAAAGTGGATTTTCCTGATAAATTTCTTTGCTTTTCTTGGGAACGATTATAATTCCTTTGTAGCCTATTGTTCGTGTTACTTCGGGTGGCGTTGTGGCATCTAAACGCATTTCAAGTAAGGAAGAACAATCTCGGAAAGCTTCTAAACCAATTTTTGTAACAGTAGCAGGAAGTTTTATTTTTTTGAGAGAAGAACAGCCATAAAACGACTGAACACCAACAACTTGAGTTTGATTTGACAACTTCACCGAAGTCAAACTTTTACAATCGTAAAAAGCTTTATCTCCGATTTCAGTAACCAAATTAGGAATTTCTATCTTCCTCAAATTTACGCAATTAGCAAACGCAAAAGAACCAATATGGCTCAATGATTTGGATAGTTTTACCTCTTGCAAATTTCTGCAATCATTGAAAGCTCCGAAAAGGATATCCGTAACAGTTTGAGGAAATTCTATATGTGTGATACTGTAACAATTACGAAAAGAATGCATTCCTATTTTTTCCAATTTTTCCGGTAAAATCACAGTTTTCAAACGATGACAATCCAAAAAAGTATCATTTTTGATATGTGTCAGATTTTTTGGAAGAATAACTGACTCCAATCGTGAGCAATTGTAAAAAGCACTCACACCAATATACGTCACAGAATCAGGCAAATACACCTCTTTTAATGACTTGCAATGCTCAAAAGCGTCATTACCAACGTATTCCAAATTCCCTGAAATTTTAACAGAATTCAGCGACTCACAAAAAGCAAATGCACTTGCTCTAATATGAGTAACTCCTGACGGTATTTGAATGGTTTTGAGCCCTTTACACTGATAAAATGCTTTTTGAGGAATTTCAGAAATTTTGTCTGAAAGTACCACATTTTTCAGATTGGAACATTCTGTAAAAACTCCCTTTCCTAATGAAGTAACAGATTTCGGAAGTTTGATATTTTCTATATTGTAGCAGGATTTGAAAGCCTCATCTTCAATAATTTGCAAAGATTCTGCGAATTTTACAGAAGTTAAATTCACGCAGGAATCAAATGCATTTTTTCCTATTCGGGTAACTGAATCCGGAATATCTATCGAAGCCAAATTGGTACAATTGAAAAAAGCCTTTTCTTCAATAAATTCTACCGTATTTGGAATTTCAACCAATTGCAACCGATTGCAATCTTTAAAAACTTCTTTCTCAATTTTCTTAACAAAATAAGGGATTTTTATCTTCCCGTTAGTAGGAATTTTCTCAAAATTGCAGCCTTTCAAAATGTTATTCTCAATGAGAAAAAGCTCTGTATATTGCTGAGCATTAGCAGTATTTGCAAATAATATTAAAGCAAAAACGAGAAATATTTTGAGTTTGTAATTTCTATGCATAGTAAAATTTCCGTTAATTGGCTTTCATTTTTGCTTCCAATTCTGCCTGAAATTCTTCCATAACCGGCTTCATTGTGCTTTCAGGAAGGTCAGCAATGCGGATATACATCAAACCATCAATTGCGTTATTGAACATCGGGTCCACATTAAAAGCTATTACTTTAGCATTTTGTTTAATATACTTCTTAATCAAAACCGGCAAGCGTAAATTTCCGGGTTCTAATTCATCGATAATTTTATCAAATTTATTAAGGTCGGCTTGAGTTTCGTCAAAAATGAAATCTTTGTCGGCATCTTTAATTTTCACCTTAAATTCTTTCTTAGGACGCACATACTGAGCTATATAAGGGTCATAAAAATTCGACTTCATAAACTCAATCATCAAAGATTTTGAAAAGTTTGAAAACTGATTACTTATGCTCACTCCTCCCAACAAATAATGATGTTCAGGGTAACGTAATGTAGTGTGTGCTATCCCTTTCCACAAAAGGAATAACGGCATCGGTTTTTGCTGATATTCAGGAATGATGAACGCTCGTCCCATTTCAATGGTTTTGCTCATCATATCGTAAAGCTCTGGTTCAAAGCGGAATAAATCGTGTGTGTAAAAGCCTTCTATTCCATATTTTGGAAAAATTTCAGCTCCCAATCCCATACGATAAGCTCCCGCAACTCTTTTAGCTTCCACATCCCACAAAAACAAATGATGATAATATTCATCGAACGAATCCAAATCGATAGAAGCATTTGTTCCCTCCCCTACTTCACGGAATGTAATCTCCCGAAGCCTTCCTATTTCCTTTATTATGTTTGGAATATCCTTGTAAGGAGCTAAAAAAACCTCATAATTATTGGATTTTAACAAACGATGTCCTTTCTGAGTAATAGAATCTATCTCCCTCTCTATCAACTCCGTACCAACAGGCTTAATAATTTCCTCAGGAGTTTTCGGAACTCTGTTCGCCTTTAATACGGCTGCCAAAGGAATGAACTTTCTGTCTTGTTCAAATGTATTTGCTAAGATGTAAGTTTTCTTGCGTAAAAATTCTGTGTATGATTCAATATCCTTGTATTCTTCTTGTACGCTGACAGATATTGGTTTTCCAATTCGGATATAAATCGTTCTTTTTCTTTGAGTTAGCAACTCCGAAGGCAATTTTGCGGTACGTAATGTGTCGCTAATTTTTGAAAGCGAATAAAACAATTGGCTGTTTTTGGCGTGAAAATAAATAGGAATAACAGGCACTTGAGCTTTTTTCGCAAGTTTCATCGCTGCTTCCTCCCAAGGTTTATCAACCACAAGTTTGCCTTCACGACTAACGGAAACCTCACCCGCCGGAAAAAGCCCCAAAGGCATTCCTTCTTGCAAATGCTTGATTGTTTGCTTAAATCCGATTACGCTTGATTTTGCATCTTTGTGATTTTCAAACGGATTTACCGGCATCACGTACGGAGCCAAAGGTTCAATGCGTTGCAGTAAAAAGTTCGCCATAATCTTGAAATCAGGACGTTTTTCCAAAAGCAACTTCAATAATAATATTCCGTCAATTCCTCCCAACGGATGATTTGATATGGTGATAAAAGCCCCGTCTTTAGGAATATTTCGTAAATCTTCTTCAGGAATTTGAAACTGAATTTCAAACTCATCCAAAATCGTATTTAAAAAATCAAGTCCTTGTAAGTGTTTGTTTCTGTCGTAAATAGCATTAAGTTTTGAAAGCCGAAGTAATTTCATCAATACCCAGCCTCCAAAAGTTCCCATAAAGCCATATTTGTCAAGGTTTATAGCCTTAGCCACCTCTTTTGCACTTACAAGCCCCATATTTTTGAATATTCTTATGTTTTTATTAACAATTTAACGAGCTACAAAGGTAGAGAATTTAATTTTAAAAATAAAAAGTTTTACTGTTAGGCTATTGCTTAGACCAACAAAATCAAAAACAAAATATTGATTATTAAACTTTTAAACAAAAACAGAATGAAAATTATTTTAAATTGATTTTTCAAGATTCTTCACTTTTTTGCATAAAACTTATCAAAAAGAATTAACAACTCATTATATTTATTATTTTTGCAACTCGAAAAAGTTTTATCAGAAATTCATTCTGTCTTTGATATTTTTCATTGTATAATAAAAAAATAAATTCATTAAGAATATGTGTGAAACTCGACATAATTGGACAAAAGACGAAATTATTGCTATTTACAAAAAACCCCTGATGGATTTGCTTTATGAAGCAGCCACAGTACATCGTAAACATCACGACCCCAACATTGTACAAGTATCAACCTTACTTTCAATAAAAACAGGTGGATGCTCCGAAGATTGCGGATATTGCCCACAAGCAGCCCGCTACCATACAGGAGTAGAAGTTGAAGAAATGATGAGCGTTTCACACGTAAAAGCACAAGCCTTGCGAGCAAAATCTTCCGGAGCTTCACGAGTATGTATGGGTGCCGCTTGGCGTAACGTAAAAGACGGACCAGAATTTGACCAAGTCTTGGAAATGGTACGTACCATCAACAAACTAAATATGGAAGTTTGTTGTACTTTGGGTATGATTACTGAAAATCAAGCAAAAAGACTTTCCGAAGCCGGCTTGTACGCCTATAATCACAACTTGGACACATCGGAAGAATATTACAAAGAAGTAATCTCGACAAGAGGTTATGAAGACCGACTACAAACCATTGAAAACGTGCGAAAAACAAACATCACAGTATGTAGCGGGGGAATCATCGGTATGGGAGAATCTCTGGAAGACCGTGCCGGAATGCTTGTAGCTCTCTCATCGCTTTATCCTCAACCTGAGTCTGTTCCGATAAATGCTTTGGTTGCTGTGGAGGGAACACCGATGGAAGACCAAAAACCTGTTGAAATCTGGGATATGGTGCGAATGATTGCCACCACACGAATCGTAATGCCTGAAACTCAGGTACGTCTTTCAGCAGGAAGAACGCAAATGAGCAGAGAAGGACAAGCAATGTGTTTCTTTGCAGGGGCGAATTCCATCTTCGCGGGAGACAAGCTTTTAACAACTCCTAACCCTAACATCAACGAAGATATGATGATGTTTGAAATGTTAGGAATGCGTCCGCAGAAGCCTTTTGAAAAACACGCACAACCCACAACAGTGGAAGCGGAAGATTCAGAGTACGCTGATTTGGGTGAAAATCCGAAATGGACACGCCCTGCTCACAAAATTGAACGCAACGAAAACAAGCGAAAAACAAGAATTAAGGAGTAGAAAAGCTCTCATTTATTTGATTGTAAAAAAGGTAGAAAAATCTCAAAAGCTTTCAATCTTTCTTTTTTCCGAGTTTTTTTTGTAAAATGACTTGTTATTTACCTTAAAACATATTACTTTTGCACATCTTTTAAGATTAAGTCTGATGAGTTTACAAACAAAGGTAATGGATGCTTTGAAAGAAGCGATGAAAGCTAAGGACACCGTAGCTTTGGAGTCTTTGCGTGCTATTAAATCGGCAATTTTACTGGCTAAAACAGAAGCAGGAGCCTCAGCAGAACTTTCAGAGGCAGAAGAATTAAAAATTCTGCAAAAGTTAGTAAAACAGAGAAATGACAGTGCTGCTTTGTACACCTCGCAAGGACGTAACGATTTAGCAGAGCCTGAATTAGCACAAGCTGCTGTTATTGAGAAATTCTTACCGAAACAACTCTCTGAACAAGAAGTTATTGCGGAAATTTCAGCGATTATATCAAGCGTTGGAGCTTCGGGAATGAAAGATATGGGCAAAGTTATGGGAGTTGCCACACAAAAATTAGCAGGAAAAGCCGACGGAAAGCTCATTTCAACTATTGTAAAAAATTTATTGTCATAGCATACTATTTTAGGAGGCCGCGTAGTTCAACTGGATAGAATATCAGATTTCGGCTCTGAGGGTTAGGGGTTCGAATCCTCTCGCGGTCACAAAGACAACTCATTGTTTTACAATGGGTTGTTTTTTGTTTTCTTATAACATCTTCATTATTGTAACAGTTCAATTATTACCAAAAATTTTTTCTTCGTAAATCTATTCAAAATTTTCTTACCTTTGCTTTCTATGGATACAGTCAAAACTTATACCGTTGAAGAAGCAAAACGAAAATTAGAAGCTTTTTGTGCTTATCAAGAACGTTACCACAAAGAAGTAATCGATAAACTCCAAAAGATGCGTATGATTCCTATTGCCATTGATGAAATTGTAGTGCATTTAATTCAGAACAATTTCTTGAATGAAGAACGTTTTGCCAAGAGTTTTGCACGGGGGAAATTTCGGTACAAAAAATGGGGACGTGTTCGTATTGGGCAAGAACTCAAACGCCGAGGGCTTTCTCAGTACATCATTCAATCTGCCCTAAAAGAGATTGATGATGAGGAGTATATGGAAACTTTTGAAATCTTATCAGAAAAAAAACAAGCCGAAATAAAGGAGAAAAATATTTACAAAGCCAAACGAAAACTTGCCGATTACCTACTTTATCGCGGGTGGGAATCGGACTTGGTGTACAGTAAAATAAATGAATTGTACGATTAAATTGGTTAGTTGATTTCTTGCTTCAATACTATGGAAAAATTTAGGACACAGAGCATTCATTTACTTGAAAATTACGGTTTTAGTAACTTTTGGGCTGTTATTACACAATCCGTTGTTACGCTCGTTGCTATATTGATTGTAGCTTGGTTTGTAGACAAACTTGCAACTTATGTGATGAGACGAACCATTCCGAAATTGGTTGGGCATACAGCCACACAATGGGACGATATCTTTATGGAAAATATGGTCTTTGCCAAGTTTGCCCATTTTTTGCCAGGACTTTTATTACTTTATCTTCACAACATAATAGCCTCAGAAGCAATACGATGGCTCATCCAAACCTTAATAAGCACTTATTTCATCATTGTTCTGGTTTTATTTTTGAATGCTGTACTCAACGCTCTGGAACAGCTATATATTCACGTGAAAGGCACGGAAATAGCTATCAAAATCTACATACAGCTTGCCAAAGTAATCCTTTATTCCTTAGGTGCGGTTGCCATAATTTCAATCTTTGCCAACAAAAACTTTATTGACATTCTCACGGGGTTGGGGGCTATGATTACGATTTTATTAATCGTTTACAAAGATATGATTATGGGATTTGTTGCTGGTATTCAACTCTCTGCCAACAAAATGCTCTTTGTAGGCGACTGGATTGCTTCCCCAAAAGATGGAGCCGATGGAACCGTAATTGACATAGGGCTGACCACCGTAAAGGTACAAAATTGGGACAGAACCATTACCACTATTCCCACTTACAAACTTACCTCCGAGTCTTTTACCAATTGGCGAGGAATGGAACTCTCAGGAGGCAGACGCATAAAACGCCACGTAAGCATTGATATTGAATCAGTTCACTTTCTGTCGGAACAGGAAATTGAAACGTTCAAAAAAATACGACTGATTGCGGAATATATCGAAGAAAAAATCAAAACGATTAATGAGGTAAACACCAATGAAACGGAATATTTTAACCAAATACGGCTAACCAACATCGGAACCTTTCGGAAATATGTAGAAAATTACCTTCGGGAATCGGGCTTTGTAAATCTGGATATGATGTTTGTTGTCAGACAATTACAACCCACAGAAAAGGGTATCCCGATTGAGATTTATATGTTCTCAAAGGTAAAAGAGTTTGTTACTTACGAACAAATACAAGCAGATATTTTTGACCATATCCTTGCCATTGTCCCCACGTTTAACCTGCGAGTATTTCAAGAACCTTCTGGACATAATTTTTCAAAATATGGAAAATCAGAACAGAATTAATTTCGCAATCAAGCGGTTTTGTTATTGCTTTTCATTTTTGGGCATATCCAGCGTAAAAGAAAATTCAGAGCCTACACCGTAAACGCTATCCGCATAAACTTTCTGTTTGTGAGCCTCAATGATGTGCTTTACAATGGAAAGCCCTAATCCCGAGCCACCCTCTTTACGGCTTCCGCTTTTATCAACACGGTAAAAACGCTCGAACAAACGCGACAAATTCTCTTCCGTAACGCCTTCTCCATTGTCCATAATGCGTACCATTAGTTTTCGCTTTGGCAAAACTTCAATACTCACTTCCGTTGTTCCGTTGTATTTCCCATATTTAATAGAATTAACTACCAGATTTGCAGCCACTTGCTGTATTCGTTCACGGTCGGCATATACATACATCGGGGGATATTTTTTATCAAAAATAAGTGAAATTTCTCTTTTGGCGGCACGCATTTCCAGCATTTCAAATACGTTTTGGATAAGTTCAACAATATCAAACTCTTCAAAATCAAGGTTGAGCTTTCCTGTTTCTAATTTTGAAATCATTTCCAAATCCTTAACCACATAAATCAAGCGTTCAACTCCCTTTGCAGCACGCGAAAGATACTTTTTCCGTATGGATTTGTCTTCCACAGCTCCTTCCAAAAGAGTCAAAATGTAACTCTGTACCGTGAAAAGAGGCGTATTTAGCTCGTGCGAAATATTTCCTATATATTCTTTCCGATATTTTTCCTGAACTTTAAGGCTCTCTATTTCAAGTTTTTTCCTACGTGCAAATCTGTTAATTTCTTTACTTAAGGAAGCGACATCTGCGGTAATAGGCTTATTTCCGATATTGGAACTTTCCAGAAGAGAAACGTCTTGGTATATTCTCTTAATTCGCTTGTACATAAATTTTTCCACACGGTACTGCAATATGAAAAAGCAAATCACGTACAAGGTTAAAGCATAAGGAATTACAATCCAAACGGGAATATTTTTAAATACAAAAATTACAATTCCGAGCAAAAAGACGGAAAAAATTGTAACAAAGAAAGATGACCTTAACGCAAATCGGTACGATTTTTTTAATTTCCACATATTCTAAAAAAGATAGGGGATTAGCTCTTTTCACTAATCCCCAATTTAAAATCCTATTAATTATGCTACAAACTTGTAACCCACACCTTTAACTGTTTTGAAGTAATCATCTCCTATCTTCTCTCGCAGCTTGCGGATATGAACATCAATTGTTCTGTCCCCAACAACTACTTCACTACCCCAAACTTTATCTAAAATATCTTCTCGTTTAAAGACTTTCCCCGGTTGTGAGGCTAATAACCACAAAAGTTCAAATTCTTTACGCGGTAAAACCATTTCTTCCTCTTTATAAGTTACCTTGTATTCATCCCTATTAATAACAAGATTATTTATTTTCAGGATTGAGCCGTTTTCCTCATCAGTATTAAAGCGACGCAACAAGGCTTTTACCTTGCTTACAAGTACTTTAGGTTTTATTGGTTTTGTTATGTAATCATCAGCTCCTGCTTCAAAACCAGCAAGTTGAGAATAATCTTCGCCTCTAGCTGTCAAAAAAGCAATTACGGTTTTTGATAATTCAGGTTGCTTGCGGATACGCTCACAAGCCTCTATTCCGTCCATCTCTGGCATCATCACATCCATAATGATAAGGTGAGGTTGCTCTTTTTCCGCCTTTTTGACTGCTTCCAATCCGTTTTTTGCCGTAAATACGCGAAAACCCTCTCTTTCCAAATTGTATCCTACAATTTCCAAAACATCAGGCTCGTCATCAACCAACAAAATCTTCAAACTCTTCATAATATCCCTCCAAAAATTAGCAATCTACAACAAAACTATAGGCTTTTACCCCTAAATCAGACAAATACTGTCTAATCAAAGTAATCGTCCAACATTGTTCCGAACTCTGCCTTACAACGATAAAGTAATGCCCGCGTTATCCCCAAATTTGAGTGTTCACGCTCAAGTGCAGTAACCGAGAAAAATTTACCTAAGGCTGAAACCATAATAATAAACACTATTTTATTAGTTTCGATGATGATATCATCAATTTCCAAATTGGCTTCTGCATTACTATCAACCACCATTTTTACTTGATTCAGAATGGTTAAATGAAACGCTGACCCACTTTCAATGTTATCTGCCAACGGATTGTCTTCAACTTGGGCTTTAGAAAGTGTAGTACCATCTGAGGTACTCAAAATACCATAAAACAAGAAACCCGGCATATTGTCCTTCATTTCCTTACAATGGTCATCCAACATTTTTTGTAATTCTAGTGCATTCATCTGTAATTAATTTTTTCGGCAAAAATAGAAACTTTTTTTACTCAAAAAATTAAAAAT
Proteins encoded in this region:
- a CDS encoding leucine-rich repeat domain-containing protein, translating into MHRNYKLKIFLVFALILFANTANAQQYTELFLIENNILKGCNFEKIPTNGKIKIPYFVKKIEKEVFKDCNRLQLVEIPNTVEFIEEKAFFNCTNLASIDIPDSVTRIGKNAFDSCVNLTSVKFAESLQIIEDEAFKSCYNIENIKLPKSVTSLGKGVFTECSNLKNVVLSDKISEIPQKAFYQCKGLKTIQIPSGVTHIRASAFAFCESLNSVKISGNLEYVGNDAFEHCKSLKEVYLPDSVTYIGVSAFYNCSRLESVILPKNLTHIKNDTFLDCHRLKTVILPEKLEKIGMHSFRNCYSITHIEFPQTVTDILFGAFNDCRNLQEVKLSKSLSHIGSFAFANCVNLRKIEIPNLVTEIGDKAFYDCKSLTSVKLSNQTQVVGVQSFYGCSSLKKIKLPATVTKIGLEAFRDCSSLLEMRLDATTPPEVTRTIGYKGIIIVPKKSKEIYQENPLWKDNIFK
- a CDS encoding GNAT family N-acyltransferase gives rise to the protein MGLVSAKEVAKAINLDKYGFMGTFGGWVLMKLLRLSKLNAIYDRNKHLQGLDFLNTILDEFEIQFQIPEEDLRNIPKDGAFITISNHPLGGIDGILLLKLLLEKRPDFKIMANFLLQRIEPLAPYVMPVNPFENHKDAKSSVIGFKQTIKHLQEGMPLGLFPAGEVSVSREGKLVVDKPWEEAAMKLAKKAQVPVIPIYFHAKNSQLFYSLSKISDTLRTAKLPSELLTQRKRTIYIRIGKPISVSVQEEYKDIESYTEFLRKKTYILANTFEQDRKFIPLAAVLKANRVPKTPEEIIKPVGTELIEREIDSITQKGHRLLKSNNYEVFLAPYKDIPNIIKEIGRLREITFREVGEGTNASIDLDSFDEYYHHLFLWDVEAKRVAGAYRMGLGAEIFPKYGIEGFYTHDLFRFEPELYDMMSKTIEMGRAFIIPEYQQKPMPLFLLWKGIAHTTLRYPEHHYLLGGVSISNQFSNFSKSLMIEFMKSNFYDPYIAQYVRPKKEFKVKIKDADKDFIFDETQADLNKFDKIIDELEPGNLRLPVLIKKYIKQNAKVIAFNVDPMFNNAIDGLMYIRIADLPESTMKPVMEEFQAELEAKMKAN
- the bioB gene encoding biotin synthase BioB — translated: MCETRHNWTKDEIIAIYKKPLMDLLYEAATVHRKHHDPNIVQVSTLLSIKTGGCSEDCGYCPQAARYHTGVEVEEMMSVSHVKAQALRAKSSGASRVCMGAAWRNVKDGPEFDQVLEMVRTINKLNMEVCCTLGMITENQAKRLSEAGLYAYNHNLDTSEEYYKEVISTRGYEDRLQTIENVRKTNITVCSGGIIGMGESLEDRAGMLVALSSLYPQPESVPINALVAVEGTPMEDQKPVEIWDMVRMIATTRIVMPETQVRLSAGRTQMSREGQAMCFFAGANSIFAGDKLLTTPNPNINEDMMMFEMLGMRPQKPFEKHAQPTTVEAEDSEYADLGENPKWTRPAHKIERNENKRKTRIKE
- a CDS encoding GatB/YqeY domain-containing protein, which gives rise to MSLQTKVMDALKEAMKAKDTVALESLRAIKSAILLAKTEAGASAELSEAEELKILQKLVKQRNDSAALYTSQGRNDLAEPELAQAAVIEKFLPKQLSEQEVIAEISAIISSVGASGMKDMGKVMGVATQKLAGKADGKLISTIVKNLLS
- a CDS encoding regulatory protein RecX, with protein sequence MDTVKTYTVEEAKRKLEAFCAYQERYHKEVIDKLQKMRMIPIAIDEIVVHLIQNNFLNEERFAKSFARGKFRYKKWGRVRIGQELKRRGLSQYIIQSALKEIDDEEYMETFEILSEKKQAEIKEKNIYKAKRKLADYLLYRGWESDLVYSKINELYD
- a CDS encoding mechanosensitive ion channel family protein; the protein is MEKFRTQSIHLLENYGFSNFWAVITQSVVTLVAILIVAWFVDKLATYVMRRTIPKLVGHTATQWDDIFMENMVFAKFAHFLPGLLLLYLHNIIASEAIRWLIQTLISTYFIIVLVLFLNAVLNALEQLYIHVKGTEIAIKIYIQLAKVILYSLGAVAIISIFANKNFIDILTGLGAMITILLIVYKDMIMGFVAGIQLSANKMLFVGDWIASPKDGADGTVIDIGLTTVKVQNWDRTITTIPTYKLTSESFTNWRGMELSGGRRIKRHVSIDIESVHFLSEQEIETFKKIRLIAEYIEEKIKTINEVNTNETEYFNQIRLTNIGTFRKYVENYLRESGFVNLDMMFVVRQLQPTEKGIPIEIYMFSKVKEFVTYEQIQADIFDHILAIVPTFNLRVFQEPSGHNFSKYGKSEQN
- a CDS encoding sensor histidine kinase, with product MWKLKKSYRFALRSSFFVTIFSVFLLGIVIFVFKNIPVWIVIPYALTLYVICFFILQYRVEKFMYKRIKRIYQDVSLLESSNIGNKPITADVASLSKEINRFARRKKLEIESLKVQEKYRKEYIGNISHELNTPLFTVQSYILTLLEGAVEDKSIRKKYLSRAAKGVERLIYVVKDLEMISKLETGKLNLDFEEFDIVELIQNVFEMLEMRAAKREISLIFDKKYPPMYVYADRERIQQVAANLVVNSIKYGKYNGTTEVSIEVLPKRKLMVRIMDNGEGVTEENLSRLFERFYRVDKSGSRKEGGSGLGLSIVKHIIEAHKQKVYADSVYGVGSEFSFTLDMPKNEKQ
- a CDS encoding response regulator transcription factor; amino-acid sequence: MKSLKILLVDDEPDVLEIVGYNLEREGFRVFTAKNGLEAVKKAEKEQPHLIIMDVMMPEMDGIEACERIRKQPELSKTVIAFLTARGEDYSQLAGFEAGADDYITKPIKPKVLVSKVKALLRRFNTDEENGSILKINNLVINRDEYKVTYKEEEMVLPRKEFELLWLLASQPGKVFKREDILDKVWGSEVVVGDRTIDVHIRKLREKIGDDYFKTVKGVGYKFVA